The genomic segment gaacatgaaaacggaaaaaaagtcaagttagataattacaacaataacaataattattatacggCTTCCAGAGTATATCATATTCTCGATGTATGAATATAGAATGCTGTGAACAGTATTAGAATTTGCTTATAATTTTTCTATGAATTCAGTATGCTATGAATCGTATTTGAATTcccttattattgtctttttgtgATACTTAGCTAATAAAGTGACAAAAATGAGAATATTaacatatttctctctatttctcggaCTGGTGTTTctgttcaattatatatatatattttatattatatatatatatatatatatatatatatatatatatatatatatatatatatatatatatcaccaacacactctgtgtgtgtgtgtgtgtgtgtgtgtgtgtgtgtgtgtgtgtgtgtgtgtgtgtgtgtgtgtgtgtgtgtgtgtgtgtgtgtgtgtgtgtgtgtgtgtgtgtatgtgtgtgtgtgtgtgtgtgtgcgtatgtgtgtgtgtgtgtgtgtgtgtgtgtgtgtgtgtgtgtgtgtgtgtgtgtgtgtgtgtgtgtgtgtgtgtgtgtgagagagagagcgagcgagcgagcgagagagagagagagagagagagagagagagagagagagagagagagagagagagagagagagagagagagagagagagagagagagagagagagagagagagagagagagagagagagagagagagagagagagagaggggggggggggggagggagagagagtccaaAAAATACTTCACATACACAACTACAAAGTAGATTTTAGTCACAGCTAACAAACCAATTAGTAAGATGAACATCTTACCAGAGAGAAGATTTAGTAACATGAGTAACAAGGTCAAGTGCTTGCTTACTGGCTCAGCTTCATGCGAGTCAAAATGTTTTAATATTGTCATTTAATCAAATTCTTCTTGGTTTAACGAAGGTTTAAGAGGTTACAGGTTCCCTTTCCCGATAGTATTGTGACATTTGATATTTAAAGATTTGTTTTACAATTCTAGGTTTTGTTTTGGCTGTGATTTTTTTCAGCTTGCCTGACTCGAAATTAAATGTTGAATTGCCATTGAAGCGTAAAAAGTATGTCAGATGTAAGATACGCATATGTAACTTGTATAATAAAAGTACATGCGGTATTCTGTTAATATTCCTCATTTATAGATTAATGTAATTCATGACAAGAGGCAGATGACATGGTAGAAGTAGTGACAAGGCGAGAGAAGGGTTATAGGCCAGAGCAAGATCACTAGATCACTTATCTTGTAACAGTGAGGTAAAAATAAAAGTTTGTGTGCATTAAAACTTGCCAAGTAGCAGAGGTGACAAAGGAGCAACTGATATTAGGGAAGCCACGAGAAATACTTCCATTTATAGGGCAGCGTATTGAGTGAAAGACCTGATTTGGAAGTTATAAAAGTGCTCTTGAGACCTGGAATAAAATGAGCAAGAAGGACCACTGATTTAGACTGATAAAATCTGTCTAAACCATGTTAATTTTATAAAACCTTGATGTTCTTTCTTACAGAATTACTGATGCTAAGCAAGCAAGTGAAAAGAAAGTATTAAATATTCTTATGGTATTAGCATTAAgacttttatataaatttatttacaaATTGTGCAATGACAATAGTTTAAGTCCATTATTACCATGAgaccattaaaaagaaaaaaacatttccatttcagcaaacacacacactgtgccAACAAATTCCATAGCATGGGTAAAAACAAAGGCCAATTCTTTGGTgaaacttttgtttttatttgcgtaCATATACGCATCATCACATTTAAAAGAAACATTGATTCCCTGTcataaactctttttttttaaacattgatTACATGCACTGCACAACTAAAAACATCTATGATAAACCCAAATCCCCTCGTCACCAAAAAGTGTTTCGTGAAAAATTATATGCATTCAACCAGATTAATACTAGATATCGTTTCAATTTCACATATCTTAATTGTCAATGCAGTATAATCAACACCAGTGCCACTAAGTTAAAACAAAAGCCATTCAttcgactaaaaaaaaaaaaaagaaaaaaaaatctgctccaATTGCTTCTTGATGAGACATCCTTTACATCGATGTGAACAGGGAGAAAAGcagttttatacataaataaattcagCAAATGTTGTTCTAGAGCTCTCATTCTTACAGTATGTTTCagtcacacagaaaaaaagaggaagggaacagaATCTGtgcctttttttcctattcagtATGTACGGTTCCTTATCAATTAAataatgttttctctttctatttctgttaatGACTGTCTCCAACAATCCTTACTGCTACATCTACCATACATGACAATCTTAACCAATGGAATGGAGGAACAAGCTTATgttaaataacaaaagtaaatctGTAAAAACCACATCACTTTTCCTGATTACTAGCAATTATATAATCATACAATACCGGCTGACTAGATGCCTCTACTTTATATATGAAATGGTGAGATATGTgtgatatttattattcatgtgaacatatatatatatatttatacacacataaatacatatacatatatatccttcatCCAGTGAAAGTGGATGGCTGGGCGGCATGCTAATATTTACAAGCAAGTGTCCACTTGAGGAACGTTTTCTCCTCCAACCCAAAAGGCAAGAGGGAACATTCTATGATCGAAAGTTCAAATTTCAGatgtaaaacaaatgaataaacaaataaaatgaaatttcGTTACAACCTTGCATGTTACATACACCACATTAGTGGGCCATAGAAGCTTCACGTTGACCTCTAACTAGACAACAAGCAGTACAATGTCAGCTGTAAATGTGCAAGAGAGAATGTCCTCTACATTTCACACAAAGAGCACCACCCAAAACAGTAACTGCTGCCTCTGTCAAGATGCTAGTACAATACTCTTTCTTTGTTAATCATCTTTAATTTGTCTTTgaaaatagggaagagaaaggttATCATGTATTTGGAGTTGTAAAgtttaatgaagatttttttttttttttttatagtgaaaaataaaacaaataaaataaaaactctgTGGACTGGTATATTTTCTAGTTCACATATATTTGCCAAGATTATGTGTTCATGCACTAAGGGGGTATAACTTTTTCAATAAACTGTATAATGTCTCGTAAAACTACCATACTACCAAACATGCTAAAGGTTAGTTTAGCATTCCAATGAACTTCAATCTTAAAAAGATAAAATTTTAAAGCATAACAAATACTTAAGAAAAAGTGATGCTGAATTCAAAGTGACGTTCAAGATATACCATAAAGAAGGCTGTGCATAAATACTCGTGATTCGGCTCACGGCATTTTACAAATGAAATGCCAAGAGTTgatataataaaggaataataaagcAATGAACACgcagaaatggaataaaaaccaaagtgcttcattattttcttaagcGGCATTTGCAAATTGAAAAACCGTAATAACCACTGATGACAAGatgtacaataataatgaaaaaattgaAATCTGtttaatatagagaaaaaattcATTTACTTTATATGCTAAAACCAAAGTTCATGAAAAATGATGCAAAATGAATACAGAAATCCATAGCTTTTAAGTTTGAAATGCAGActcaaaagtaaaatgaaaaatactctttttccttttttaccttccTGTCTTGATGCACTGGCTCATAAGACTAAACTGCACCAGATTCTAGAGATAAAACTATACTCTACTATCaaggtctttttcttttctttttttaacatttctatcttttttttctttctttttttctttttttgatcttTTAATGCTGTTGAACTTTAATCCGTGACATTTTCTCCCGTCAGCAGCTGTTTCCTCTTCCTATGACACAAAGATTTGTTGTACTCACATGTCGTAATATTAACAAGATGACTTATAATACACACCTGTATTACTTAATGACATTATGTAGGATCCTTGTACCTAGTTGGTTACTGACTCATTAAAAACAGTAACAGTAGAGGCACAGAATGCATTGCACGAAGAACCAACTGGCTGTAAAGTGATTGGAGACCAACTCATGGCTTGATGAGTATGTAAACTGATAaggagatatatatgaatatatatgaatatatgaataaatatataatctatagtCTTTATCTTTTAGCAATTAATTTTACGAAGCCAATATCTGTTACCTACTGAAACTGTTAATATTGGGAAACATTGGATCCATTTCATGTAGcttaataccatatatatatatattaaaataattcaTATCTGCCTAACTGAAAGACATTACCAAAATTATAAGGATCTTCAATATCTAgtctaataaaatatattttgcaaCAATGAAATAAACCAAGTACAAATCCCACTGATGGACAAGTTTGAAACGCAATTATCTCGtgctgaataaaaaaataatgacaagtaTTGCTAAAATGTCCCACAGCGACACTCGGCAACTTACTGATCATCCTACATGTAATCTACTAAATAAAGCTCAACCAGTTTCACTTCCTTGTTTCACCTTGCAGATGTCATGGCAACAGACACCAATATCACCTCTTTTCTGCAGAGCAAGAGGCCTCATGAATTTAggcaagagacaaagaaaatccaTAGAGCAGCAAAGTTACTTCTGATCATTTCTTGCCACCATAAAAAATCTGAAGGGAGGTGCCGGACTACTCAAAGAAAGAGGTGATATAGGCCATTCTTTGTTACATCTTGTCtcagtagaagaggaagaaacgatgACGAGAGTTGTGGGGGACCTGGTGCCACTCCCGCTTGGCGTGGATGTACTGCAGGATGGCACGCATACAGATCAACATTCCTGCGGTTAATGTTCAGAGTAAGAAATCACAGTCTATATGCTATGCATATATTTAGAGATGAAGTGTCATTTCTGACACAATACTAAAGAAATGATAGAATTTAAACCTACCTTGCTTACAAAtcttatatattaattaatttcattCTGATGGCCTTACCATACAACATGAGTTGGTAGTTAATACATCTCATGGCTACTTAACCCCTACAATCCAGATACTATCATCAGGCAAAATGGCCACGGGCCGGGTGACGCGAACTTGCTGTCATAAATGAAGGctagggtgatggaaaagactcaccatgagtgcacaaacctcttagtGTGTGATTTAACTCATTTggtgcttagaagggggctttagcattattcccatcgataaattAATGTAGAATGTAACATGCACAAGCCAGGACTGGGAGAATACCGGCTCCAGGGTGTAGGCCATTTTCATGCTGTGCACcatattcctggccactgtgaccaGTGGTGcaagtacttttttttcttgcactgaattATATACTAcacagagatgatatggagtctgtgcaaggaacaTAAGCTAttatcatctggataaagcaaatcaaaggacaaatatggacattggaaaatgaccAAAAGGCTTAAAAAGTTTATACAATATAACTTTGCATTAGGGAGACACAGAGTCATCTCGGGCATAACCCACTGCCCATATTTTTGACACCATGATTTCTGTGATGCAAtcggatccaatgggttaatctAATTAGCCATGAAAATGTAGTGTTCATTTAAGTTTTCTTTTGTGAAATGTTTCTATACATAGATGGTTCTAAAAGTGCTAAGCCACCACCAAGGACTAAATTAGTAGACCTCCTTACCTCACCTGCTTTCACATTTCCTCAAGATTTTTGTAAAAATATTCCTTAAACTACTGCCATCAATATTGATGTTGTTACTTTATTACAgacattataaccatcatcaatgCTATGAACATTACTAATACAAGCAAAAGataatatttctgaaaatcaaggagCATGGTAAACAGGAGATAGGTAGTACTAGTAAATGACTTGTTAGCGGCCAAatacttgtggaaccatctagCTGTAGAGAAAATAAGCTAAACTCAGTGGGCATGGCAGGTCCATATATGCCTTCCCTCGCAGCATTAGGCTAATAATTGAATGGCTAATATGAAGcgaaaactaaaacaacaatacCCACCATGTATGTGAAAGAGGAGCAAGAAATACAGATCCAACAGGTTAACCCCTTCAGTCCAGATGGCATGATTATCATGTCataaaaaaatttggcttgaagAGTGGGCGACATGAACAAGGGGAAAAAACTGCTACAAGCCAGGTGAAATGAACTTGCCATCATAAGCAATGGctagggtgatggaaaagactcacgataagtgcacaaagctcttggagggtgacTAGACTCATTTGACATTTTGAAAATGGCTTTTGCATTATTAAAAGAGTGCAGAATGTAATGTCTGTGAACCATGACTGAAAGAGTGTTGGTTCCAGGGATGACAGGATTTCCATGCTCAGCACCCTATTCCTGACCAGTGACCTGCAGTGCAGGTTGCATTACAGAAAACTGAAtattaggggaaaaaataaaaataaaataaaatgacaaataacaaaatgtcacAGATTTTAATTTTTCTTACACCAAGTTATTTACTATATAGAGGGATGATATGGAGGCTGTGCCAGGaaaagtctattaccatctggatgaAGGATATCAAATGATAAACAAGGACagtagaaaatgacaaaaaagctaaaaatgctaatacagaaaaagagaaaataacattggaAATCGGAGGCATGGAGTCTTGTCACTACAAGCAAGTGTTCGCTTGCGCCTAGCCTACACACCACACCCTGCAGAACAGCTGCTTGCGTAAGTCTAATGCCCGTATTTTGGTCCATGTGACTGCCACAAAGCAcccagatccaaggggttaaaaGATATTAATCATATAATATTCTTGGTGAAATGTAACAACAGAGCTGCAATAATAATCATGCAAATCTGAAACAATCCCTGATGTCCCCATAATGATGAATTTCCACATCTTTACTCTATAATGCTCAGTAAAAATTAATACTACTATATATGCTATCAGTTTTCCTCCACTATAATGGACAGTTACTGTTTTTTCATTCACATCCAGGCAACTGGACGTGAACTGGAGCATTTCTAACCATACCATGAAATAATCTGGACTGACTTCACCAATTCCAACCTATGCTATAATGAGCAAGGAAAAGCTGATTCACCTGTGGATGACAAAGGCACATATAGAACTTACCCAGGGCCATGATCAGCCACAGGAGCCAGGTGTTAGAGTCTGCTACCAGGTCTGTCGAGTGTCGTACAATCACTGCCCACTTGGCCAGGGACAGCCCGAAGCCAGCAAGTGCCCCGGTGCGACCAGCAACAGTATGACAGAAACACAAGAGAAGTACAAAGCCCACCCAGTTGAACACAAAAGCAGctgaaatgaatgagagaaacagGTGAGGGAGATTTTTTTCAATAAAGGAAATACTTTTCTTATTGAATGCTAGATGTGACAGACTGGACTTTCAAATATTACTCAACATACAGCCTAAAGAAGAGcaacaaaaaaatgcaaatacataAAGGAGAAAAGTGATTACAATTAAGTAAAATGTGGAAAGAGATgcataagacaagaaaaaagaaaaagcaataaaaaaataaacatcaagaaaaaagatacagatgataaaaaatatatatatattcaaataatatcaaaaacacaaaaaattaaaaacaaactcTAACCTGCAAAAGCTACAAAGAACATGAAATCTGTCCCAAGAAGCTGTTCCTCAGCAATCTCTGCTGTCTCTGGGTCCAGTCCCCCGAGGGAGGAGATGCGGAACACACGCATCCCACTGCCACTGCTGCCACCCCCCGGGCCACCCAAGGCCGCTCCTCCCTGCAAAAATATGAAGTTAGCAAGTATTTCTTTGAAAGCAGAAATTTCCACGCACTGTTTTTTCAACTTTGCATGTAATCTCATAAGAATATTTTCACTATACATTTAAATAAACTTGGTCCAGTAACTATGcagaataaaatattgataataataataataatgtaatgaataAGAAACCCAGAACATTAAGCAGACAAATCACTAATCACGGTACTAAAGTACATTCAATGCCATTACATACAACAGTACAAAAGTTCTCTCCAACACCTGGTAAATACAACTGCAAATGCTTGGTAATAACACCTCTCCCCCAACAAACTGCAGCCCACCTCCTATACCTTTCGCAATTCCCAACACTCTTCACAAAATACTCGCCTGACAATGAGGTGGGGGGAAATCCTCAGCTGCTTCCATAGCCTTGAGTCGCTGGACCTCCTCATAACTGGGTGGCTGCACCTCACTCGACTCGCTGGTCAGAGGAGCTGTCATGGAGCTTGTGAAGTCTTCGTCGCCATCGCACTCCTCATAAGGGGGAGGAGCATACATGTCTGGCTTTGGGGGCGTTATTTCCGGGGGGGTCGAAGATGTGGCCCCATCGTTCGAGTCTTCCACCTGGGGCAATGAAAGGAATTTATCATGAATTTATGAGGAAGCAGTATGTCAGAAAGTATAACTCTTTTCTAATATCTTAAAGAAGgaatattttgttttaatttctggCACATCTCAATCTAAAACCTAGAATTATTTATTCTGTAAACATGTTGATGCctgattttttttaacaatttcttCTTCAGATTACTGTCATGAGATACACATAATATCTAACATCTGCTGCATGTTTTATCATAATTCAAAATACCTTGTGAAATTTAAAATCTCACTTTAATCAACTTTACCTGACCTTGCCTTCAGTGACTTAAAATCCCTTTAAATTTATAATTCCTATATACTAGATTGGAGGAAAAAAAGTATACTGAGAATTCTTGCTACAAATCACTCCCTTTGTCAAAAGCCGCAACATTGGTAACCCAGAATTAATAAGGTGGACAGAATATTAGCACAGCATTCCTCCAGTTTTCAGACATTGGAAAATACCTAATTCTGATCATGCTAGGTAATAACTATTGCTTAAATGACAGACCATGGCAAAACTAGTTTCCTTTAACAGCTGGAAACTTTGTCTAAAAGTGGAAGTGAGACAGCTAAAATAACTAGGACACTATTAAACATTATCAATCTGTTTCCAAGGTTCTAAATATTTTGAAGTTATTTATCAGTTTCTACCTCTGTGCAAAGCAGTAAAGATCCTTTTTCTACTGATAGAGACATCACTGCATCATGCCTTACTAAATGCAAATTCTCTTTGAAATACCTTATCATGCCATATTGCCCTTCCACATCTTAAGaatatatatccctttccccctttcttaacT from the Penaeus vannamei isolate JL-2024 chromosome 33, ASM4276789v1, whole genome shotgun sequence genome contains:
- the Ndfip gene encoding NEDD4 family-interacting protein 1; translated protein: MPSSIRYQPVPLSEEDSESMSGATPNPRQEEAAGLSAAPPPYSVEDSNDGATSSTPPEITPPKPDMYAPPPYEECDGDEDFTSSMTAPLTSESSEVQPPSYEEVQRLKAMEAAEDFPPPHCQGGAALGGPGGGSSGSGMRVFRISSLGGLDPETAEIAEEQLLGTDFMFFVAFAAAFVFNWVGFVLLLCFCHTVAGRTGALAGFGLSLAKWAVIVRHSTDLVADSNTWLLWLIMALGMLICMRAILQYIHAKREWHQVPHNSRHRFFLFY